The following coding sequences are from one Bacillus kexueae window:
- the sirA gene encoding sporulation inhibitor of replication protein SirA, which translates to MRHFYLYLIKEEFASHYFGREFKLFQLFQDFLWTSRDDERYDTLKQQVEYVSKQIPVDYLDELISLYLNHQYNYQHIAPLHRIHLRSNRGKASLILKPRNVEITATGSFESETVFFEILRKFDPCFLAMDFQHEQYGWLNPIKERKFV; encoded by the coding sequence ATGAGGCACTTTTATCTCTACTTAATAAAAGAGGAATTTGCGAGTCATTACTTCGGTCGTGAGTTCAAGTTGTTTCAGCTTTTTCAAGATTTTTTATGGACGAGCCGTGATGACGAACGTTATGATACGTTAAAACAGCAAGTTGAATATGTCTCAAAGCAAATACCCGTTGATTATTTAGATGAATTAATCAGTCTGTATTTAAATCATCAATATAATTATCAGCATATTGCGCCGTTGCATCGAATTCACTTACGAAGCAATCGTGGAAAAGCAAGTTTAATCTTAAAGCCACGAAATGTTGAAATTACAGCAACCGGGAGTTTCGAATCGGAAACTGTTTTTTTTGAAATATTACGGAAGTTTGATCCTTGCTTCTTAGCAATGGATTTTCAACACGAACAATATGGATGGCTAAACCCGATTAAAGAAAGAAAATTTGTCTAA
- a CDS encoding YneF family protein, which translates to MELWLAILLIVLALIGGVALGFFIARRYMMSYLKKNPPINEQMLKMMMMQMGMKPSQKKINQMMKAMNNQLK; encoded by the coding sequence ATGGAACTTTGGTTAGCGATTTTATTAATCGTTCTAGCGCTAATCGGTGGCGTAGCGTTAGGGTTCTTTATTGCGAGACGATATATGATGTCTTACTTAAAGAAAAATCCACCAATCAATGAGCAAATGCTTAAAATGATGATGATGCAAATGGGTATGAAACCATCGCAAAAGAAGATCAATCAAATGATGAAAGCGATGAATAACCAACTAAAGTAA
- a CDS encoding cytochrome c biogenesis protein CcdA gives MDDLNIFLAFGAGFLSFISPCCLPLYPAFLSYITGVSVNEIKTDQAMLQRRSLLHTLFFLIGFSVIFIAIGFGTSFIGQLFLDYQDLIRQIGAILIIFFGFVVLGVFTPDVLMKEKRFQFKNRPAGYLGSSLIGMAFAAGWTPCTGPILASVILLAASNPGSGMIYMIAYTLGFSIPFFLLSFFIGKMNWIKRNNVKIMKIGGVIMIIMGLFLFFDLLTRIIVFFTNIFGGFTGF, from the coding sequence ATGGATGATTTAAATATCTTTTTAGCATTTGGAGCAGGCTTTCTATCATTTATTTCTCCATGTTGTTTACCGTTGTATCCAGCGTTTTTATCCTACATAACGGGCGTATCAGTCAATGAAATAAAGACAGACCAAGCAATGCTGCAACGGAGAAGTTTATTACATACATTGTTCTTTCTAATTGGGTTTTCAGTCATTTTTATTGCCATAGGGTTTGGAACGTCATTTATCGGACAGTTATTTCTGGATTATCAAGATTTAATTCGACAAATTGGAGCAATATTAATTATCTTCTTTGGTTTTGTTGTGTTAGGTGTATTTACACCGGATGTACTTATGAAAGAGAAACGGTTTCAATTTAAGAACCGTCCTGCAGGATATTTAGGCTCCAGTTTAATCGGAATGGCCTTTGCAGCTGGATGGACGCCTTGTACAGGACCAATTTTGGCTTCAGTCATTTTATTAGCAGCCTCTAATCCAGGTTCAGGAATGATCTATATGATCGCTTATACACTAGGGTTCTCGATTCCATTCTTTTTACTGTCCTTTTTCATTGGGAAAATGAATTGGATTAAAAGGAATAATGTTAAGATAATGAAAATTGGTGGCGTCATTATGATTATCATGGGGCTCTTTTTATTTTTCGATTTGTTAACGAGGATTATCGTATTCTTTACAAATATTTTTGGTGGATTTACAGGATTTTAG
- a CDS encoding response regulator — MPNVLIVDDTKFLRETLKEIFIKAGFVVIGEADNGVKAVLMYKELRPDLVTMDITMPEMNGIEAVKRIKEFDSSAKIIMCSAMGQQKMVVEAIESGAKDFITKPFDEARVLEAVKHVLQ; from the coding sequence GTGCCAAACGTTTTAATTGTTGATGATACAAAATTTTTACGAGAAACGTTGAAAGAAATATTTATAAAAGCAGGCTTTGTCGTCATAGGAGAAGCAGATAATGGAGTAAAAGCCGTTCTTATGTATAAAGAATTACGCCCTGATTTAGTTACGATGGATATTACAATGCCGGAGATGAACGGAATAGAAGCTGTCAAACGTATAAAGGAGTTTGATTCAAGTGCGAAAATCATTATGTGTTCGGCGATGGGGCAACAAAAGATGGTAGTAGAAGCAATTGAATCAGGTGCAAAAGATTTTATTACTAAGCCATTTGACGAAGCGAGGGTATTAGAGGCGGTCAAACATGTGTTACAATAA
- a CDS encoding cytochrome c biogenesis protein CcdC, with protein MMIAYTILGLVMGLIVIFIRSKAAKKPATVKKIILPPIFMSTGALMYIFPVFRITPLEIVEALAVGFIFSIFLIKTSHFERRGEHIYLKRSKAFPIILISLLVIRIILKGVLSASIDFGELSGMFWMLAFGMIVPWRIAMYLKFKKIQQEMVIHST; from the coding sequence ATGATGATTGCGTATACAATTTTGGGGCTTGTAATGGGATTAATCGTTATTTTCATTCGATCGAAAGCTGCGAAAAAACCTGCAACTGTAAAGAAGATTATCTTGCCACCTATTTTTATGAGTACAGGGGCGTTAATGTATATTTTTCCTGTATTTAGAATTACCCCTTTAGAAATTGTGGAAGCGTTAGCAGTAGGTTTTATCTTTTCAATATTTTTGATTAAAACCTCTCACTTTGAACGTCGTGGTGAGCACATCTATTTAAAGAGATCGAAAGCATTTCCCATTATCTTAATCAGTTTATTAGTCATACGAATTATTTTAAAAGGGGTTTTAAGTGCATCGATTGATTTTGGAGAATTAAGCGGAATGTTTTGGATGTTAGCATTTGGGATGATAGTACCATGGAGAATTGCGATGTATCTTAAGTTTAAAAAAATTCAGCAAGAAATGGTTATACATAGTACGTAA
- a CDS encoding DUF2621 domain-containing protein yields the protein MLSGWFLWFILLWVVFLVVMLGIGGFFMFRKFLKRLPKEDGKSELDWQDYYIKQTKHLWPSEQKELLEDLVEPVPELFRDVARQKIAGKIGEIALKEQADSISQDLVIRGYILATPKRDHKFLIKRLKEKNIDYSSYQTLFD from the coding sequence ATGTTATCAGGTTGGTTTTTATGGTTCATCCTATTATGGGTGGTTTTCTTAGTAGTCATGCTTGGAATCGGAGGATTCTTCATGTTCCGTAAGTTTTTAAAACGCCTTCCAAAAGAGGACGGAAAATCCGAACTAGATTGGCAGGACTATTACATAAAGCAGACGAAGCATTTATGGCCTTCGGAACAGAAGGAATTACTTGAAGATTTAGTAGAGCCTGTCCCTGAGCTTTTTCGTGATGTTGCTCGTCAAAAGATTGCGGGGAAAATTGGTGAAATTGCACTAAAGGAACAAGCGGATTCAATTTCTCAAGATTTGGTTATCAGAGGATATATCCTAGCTACTCCTAAACGTGACCATAAATTCCTCATAAAACGTTTGAAAGAAAAAAATATTGATTATTCTTCGTATCAAACACTGTTCGATTAA
- a CDS encoding YflJ family protein encodes MAYFGSKGWYIKHLKDAGITKHPEELRKLELYKTYVLRNLYFELVAKKETP; translated from the coding sequence TTGGCGTATTTTGGATCCAAAGGATGGTATATTAAACATTTAAAAGATGCAGGAATTACAAAGCATCCGGAAGAATTGCGAAAACTTGAGCTATACAAAACGTATGTTCTTCGAAATTTATATTTTGAATTAGTAGCGAAAAAAGAAACACCTTAG
- a CDS encoding small acid-soluble spore protein P, whose product MMNKNDQKDMRKNAAKGEHSGQPEPLDGSKKVKNQNHTRQKHNKSHDM is encoded by the coding sequence ATTATGAACAAGAATGATCAAAAAGATATGAGAAAAAATGCTGCAAAAGGGGAACACAGTGGGCAACCAGAACCGCTAGATGGTTCTAAAAAAGTTAAAAACCAAAATCATACCCGTCAAAAGCATAATAAAAGTCACGATATGTAA